In the Diospyros lotus cultivar Yz01 chromosome 13, ASM1463336v1, whole genome shotgun sequence genome, CGCCTACGTCGTCACCATCCGAGGTGAGTCCTGCGACCTTGGCAATTTCTGCTTCTTCTCCATCCCGGATAATTTCAATCTCTTCACCACCGCTTCCGGCCTCTCTTCCTCCGCCATCATCGCGAACAAGGCCGTTCCGGCCAAGCCCAACCCTCGCGATCTCTGGAACACCAAGAGCTTCCGGAAGTCCGTGCAGTTCTACTCGTCTGTGTTCCAGGATCTGATATCCGAGGGCTTTCTCTCGCCCAAATCCAAGTCTCTCTGCCTCGAAACGCCCAACGGCGAGGAGGTCTTCGCGTTGAAAGAGATTGGCGTGTCCGACTCCGTCGGGATTTACAAAAAGGCATCGAAGCCGTTGGTGATTTCAGGGAAGGCGATTCGCCAACCGTTTGAGGACAACACTTTTGACTTCATATTCTCCGGCGTTGGCGGGCTCGACAAGTCGCCGAAGGCGGGGGAGTTCGCTGCCGAGGTAGCCAGGACGCTTAAGCCCGAAGGGTTTCTCGTCGTCCACACGGCGTCCAACGATACATATAGTTTCAATTCGTTTATTGATTTGTTCAATTGCTGTAAATTTGTTCGGTCCCGTGACGTCGACGGCTTTGTTTCGTCGGCCACACCACGTGTTCGTGAAATTGTCATGATGAAAGAACGCAAAATTCGTCGCCATGGGTCCTCGAAACCCGATGGTAAATCCCTGAATAAGTGCCCTGTTCCGGGGTATAAGCAAAAGTTGGTCCGGAATGCTGAGCGGCTGATAGAAGAAGAGCCACTAAAACCATGGATTACTCTAAAGAGAAATATAAAGAACATAAAGTACCTGCCTTCAATGGCTGATATTAACTTCAAGCCAAGATACGTGTATGTAGATGTTGGTGCTCGTAGCTATGGCTCAAGCATTGCCAGTTGGTTCAAGAAACAGTACCCGAAACAGAACAAGACCTTTGAAATCTTTGCAATTGAGGCAGATAAAGCTTTTCACGAGGAGTATAGGCAGAAGAAAGGGGTGACATTGTTGCCGTACGCAGCGTGGGTGAAGAATGAGACATTGTTCTTTGAGGTTAATCATGATCCGGGTAGAgaaaaagaggagaaagaaaatgggagaggAATGGGTAGGATCAAACCAGTTCAATCATCAACTGCTGTTGTAGGCAACGTCGATAAGATTCAGGGGTTTGACTTTGCAAATTGGTTAAAGAGCATTGTGTCGGAGAAGGATTTTGTGGTGATGAAGATGGATGTGGAAGGGACTGAATTTGACCTGATACCAAGGTTGTTTAAGACTGGAGCAATTTGTTTGATTGATGAAATCTTTCTTGAATGTCACTATAACAGGTGG is a window encoding:
- the LOC127789145 gene encoding uncharacterized protein LOC127789145, whose translation is MHQRMTMMEPKPGLLRNIVGRLFLFCVLIIATRFAYVVTIRGESCDLGNFCFFSIPDNFNLFTTASGLSSSAIIANKAVPAKPNPRDLWNTKSFRKSVQFYSSVFQDLISEGFLSPKSKSLCLETPNGEEVFALKEIGVSDSVGIYKKASKPLVISGKAIRQPFEDNTFDFIFSGVGGLDKSPKAGEFAAEVARTLKPEGFLVVHTASNDTYSFNSFIDLFNCCKFVRSRDVDGFVSSATPRVREIVMMKERKIRRHGSSKPDGKSLNKCPVPGYKQKLVRNAERLIEEEPLKPWITLKRNIKNIKYLPSMADINFKPRYVYVDVGARSYGSSIASWFKKQYPKQNKTFEIFAIEADKAFHEEYRQKKGVTLLPYAAWVKNETLFFEVNHDPGREKEEKENGRGMGRIKPVQSSTAVVGNVDKIQGFDFANWLKSIVSEKDFVVMKMDVEGTEFDLIPRLFKTGAICLIDEIFLECHYNRWQRCCPGERSPKYQKTYGQCLELFTSLRKSGVLVHQWW